A genomic stretch from Halobellus sp. LT62 includes:
- the mch gene encoding methenyltetrahydromethanopterin cyclohydrolase: MDSINRMAIELVDEAIDFAEELRVVPHELESGATVLDFGVDSPGGVEAGMLLAEIQTAGLSTVQTRMDDVAGAPTPYVELQTDHPALSLLGSQKAGWELTFAEPPFDGLGSGPARALVAEEDEFHAMEYFDEFDLTVLSVESIDLPGDQIAEHVAEQAGVEPSAVFLPAYATGSTVGSVTGAARAAELACFRLFELGYDVRNVQSAFGSAPIAPVSYDESVAMARTNDAVAYGGEVHLTVAEDFEEFDQVPSSAREEYGTPFEQIFDDADWDFYEVPETIFAPAKVTVDVVDGPTYVLGEKSEELLADSFGYRS, from the coding sequence ATGGATTCGATCAACCGGATGGCCATCGAACTCGTCGACGAGGCCATCGACTTCGCGGAGGAGCTCCGCGTCGTACCACACGAACTGGAGTCGGGGGCGACCGTCCTCGACTTCGGCGTCGACTCGCCAGGTGGCGTCGAGGCCGGAATGCTGCTCGCGGAGATCCAGACGGCGGGCCTCTCGACCGTCCAAACCCGGATGGACGACGTCGCGGGCGCGCCCACCCCATACGTCGAACTGCAGACCGATCACCCCGCGCTCTCGCTACTGGGCTCGCAGAAGGCGGGCTGGGAGCTCACCTTCGCCGAGCCGCCGTTCGACGGCCTCGGCTCCGGTCCCGCCCGCGCGCTCGTCGCCGAGGAGGACGAGTTCCACGCGATGGAGTACTTCGACGAGTTCGACCTCACGGTCCTCTCCGTCGAGAGCATCGACCTCCCGGGCGATCAGATCGCCGAGCACGTCGCCGAACAGGCCGGCGTCGAACCCAGCGCCGTCTTCCTCCCCGCGTACGCGACGGGCTCGACCGTCGGGAGCGTCACGGGAGCGGCCCGTGCGGCCGAACTCGCGTGTTTCCGACTCTTCGAGCTCGGCTACGACGTCCGCAACGTCCAGTCGGCGTTCGGCTCCGCGCCGATCGCGCCGGTCAGCTACGACGAGAGCGTCGCGATGGCCCGCACGAACGACGCCGTCGCCTACGGCGGCGAAGTGCATCTCACCGTCGCCGAGGACTTCGAGGAGTTCGATCAGGTGCCGTCGAGCGCCCGTGAGGAGTACGGCACGCCGTTCGAGCAGATCTTCGACGACGCCGATTGGGACTTCTATGAGGTCCCCGAGACGATCTTCGCGCCCGCGAAGGTGACTGTCGACGTCGTCGACGGCCCGACGTACGTCCTCGGCGAGAAAAGCGAGGAACTGCTGGCGGACTCCTTCGGCTACCGATCGTAG